From Herbiconiux flava, one genomic window encodes:
- a CDS encoding linear amide C-N hydrolase has translation MCTRILWNTNQVAKTVSRCMDWAVSDEPELWFVPRGTERSGNADHESHRWTSTYSNVAVSMWGLGTVDGLNEKGLGAHALYLNPDDVAFPEADGRPSVANALWVQYLLDNYATVAEAVADIGRIRITSPTFRGIQLGVHIAIEDASGDSAVIEPVGGELVVHHGPEYTVMANSPTLDRQLENLARYRPFGGELPPPGDISSTDRFVRSAYFLHYLPEPESAEEAVAGVFQLIANVSVPYGAPYTTGDVYPTWWRSGADLTNRVYYFGSTRSPNIFWVELDELKDRTEVAKLDPRDLALVGDQTANLAPAPLLY, from the coding sequence TGCATGGACTGGGCCGTCAGCGACGAGCCCGAGCTGTGGTTCGTGCCGCGCGGCACCGAGCGCAGCGGCAATGCCGACCACGAGAGCCACCGCTGGACGTCCACGTACTCCAACGTCGCCGTCAGCATGTGGGGCCTGGGCACGGTCGACGGCCTGAACGAGAAGGGCCTCGGCGCCCACGCGCTCTACCTCAACCCCGACGACGTCGCCTTCCCCGAGGCCGATGGACGGCCCTCGGTCGCGAACGCGCTGTGGGTGCAGTACCTGCTCGACAACTACGCCACGGTGGCCGAGGCCGTCGCCGACATCGGCCGCATCCGGATCACCTCGCCCACCTTCCGCGGCATCCAGCTCGGCGTGCACATCGCGATCGAGGACGCCTCCGGCGACTCGGCCGTGATCGAGCCCGTCGGCGGCGAGCTGGTCGTGCACCACGGCCCCGAGTACACGGTGATGGCGAACTCCCCGACGCTCGACCGGCAGCTGGAGAACCTCGCCCGCTACCGTCCCTTCGGCGGCGAGCTGCCGCCGCCCGGCGACATCAGCTCCACCGACCGCTTCGTGCGCTCGGCCTACTTCCTGCACTACCTGCCCGAGCCCGAGAGCGCCGAGGAGGCCGTCGCCGGCGTCTTCCAGCTGATCGCAAACGTCTCGGTGCCCTACGGGGCCCCGTACACGACGGGAGACGTCTACCCCACCTGGTGGCGCTCGGGCGCCGACCTGACGAACCGGGTCTACTACTTCGGCTCCACCCGCAGTCCGAACATCTTCTGGGTCGAGCTCGACGAGCTCAAAGACCGCACCGAGGTCGCGAAGCTCGACCCGCGCGACCTCGCGCTCGTCGGCGACCAGACCGCGAACCTCGCACCGGCGCCGCTGCTCTACTGA